A portion of the Psilocybe cubensis strain MGC-MH-2018 chromosome 10, whole genome shotgun sequence genome contains these proteins:
- a CDS encoding NADPH-dependent diflavin oxidoreductase 1 has product MSGSEEEDRSLLVVYATETGNAQDAADYIARQCRRIAFQCRVVNIDSFSLPDLLSEPIVIFVVSTTGSGIEPRSMTPLWTSLLRGDLPSDAFEDLYFSVFGLGDTAYEKFCWAAKKLSRRLESIGGTEFYERGEGDEQHRLGIDGALQPWTEGLIKRLLELVPLPPGLTIQPVQAVPLPRVKVKETSQTALEHSADPLKSDLQYHKAIVKKNERITDPEWYQDVRHFELDFRDNIQYSPGDVAVIHPVALESDVESFLITMGWQNVADEPFEIEQALYDQSLPDHLPPITTLRILFTRFLDFNSVPKRSFFQYLRYFTSDEREQEKLDEFLSPEGSDELYDYCYRVRRTIHEVLTEFRNVKIPKDYIFDVFPPLRPREFSIASSIKVHPHQIHLCIAMVKYRTKLKIPRKGVCTSYLSILKPGDTLLVGVRKGLLRLPGKNDTPVIFVGPGTGIAPMRSAIEQRVANGCHANTLYFGCRSASKDQHYASEWQDYATKQLLTYRTAFSRDGAEGEPRVYVQDLIRRDSERIWDLVGRHKAWVLVSGSSNKMPAAVKDSIAYAMETHGGLSANEAKEYVRLMVKEGRLIEECWS; this is encoded by the exons CGCGCCAATGTCGCAGAATTGCCTTTCAATGTCGCGTGGTGAACATTGACTCCTTTTCATTA CCAGATCTTCTTTCAGAACCCATCGTTATATTTGTTGTGTCAACTACGGGATCTGGTATAGAACCTCGATCAATGACTCCCCTCTGGACCAGCCTTTTGCGAGGCGACCTTCCCTCGGACGCTTTCGAGGATCTGTATTTTTCGGTATTCGGTCTCGGGGACACGGCCTACGAGAAGTTTTGTTGGGCAGCAAAAAAACTTTCAAGGCGGCTAGAATCAATTGGAGGCACAGAGTTCTACGAACGCGGAGAAGGCGACGAACAACACCGTCTTGG GATAGACGGGGCCCTACAACCGTGGACTGAGGGCCTAATAAAAAGGTTACTCGAGTTGGTGCCTCTTCCACCAGGTCTCACAATTCAACCTGTTCAAGCAGTTCCACTTCCGCGTGTAAAGGTCAAAGAGACATCCCAAACCGCCTTGGAGCACTCTGCAGACCCTCTGAAATCGGATCTTCAATACCACAAAGCTATTGTCAAGAAGAACGAACGCATCACAGATCCAGAATGGTATCAGGATGTTCGTCATTTCGAGCTGGACTTTCGGGATAATATTCA GTACTCTCCAGGGGACGTTGCTGTTATCCATCCTGTTGCTTTAGAATCGGATGTGGAGTCATTCTTAATCACCATGGGATGGCAAAATGTCGCAGACGAACCGTTTGAAATCGAGCAGGCATTGTATG ATCAATCGCTACCTGACCACCTACCACCAATTACCACGTTACGAATCTTGTTCACGCGGTTTCTTGACTTCAACAGTGTTCCTAAACGTTCATTTTTTCAATATTTACGATATTTCACTTCCGACGAGCGCGAACAAGAGAAATTAGACGAGTTCCTGTCTCCCGAAGGCTCA GACGAGCTATATGATTATTGCTACCGCGTTCGGAGAACGATACATGAGGTCCTTACCGAATTTCGAAATGTTAAAATACCCAAAGACTATATTTTTGACgtctttcctcctcttcgtccgAGAGAGTTCTCTATAGCAAGCTCAATCAAA GTCCATCCCCATCAAATTCATCTTTGCATCGCCATGGTCAAGTATCGCACAAAATTAAAGATCCCTCGGAAAGGCGTCTGTACATCATACTTGTCGATACTTAAACCCG GTGACACTCTTTTAGTTGGTGTTAGAAAGGGTTTGTTGAGGCTCCCGGGAAAGAATGACACACCGGTCATCTTTGTGGGGCCGGGAACGGGAATAGCTCCTATGAGGTCTGCCATTGAACAACGAGTGGCGAATGGATGCCATG CAAATACCTTGTACTTTGGCTGTCGGTCAGCCTCAAAGGATCAACACTACGCCTCTGAATGGCAAGATTATGCCACCAAACAGCTGTTGACATACAGAACCGCGTTTTCGCGTGATGGAGCAGAAGGGGAACCTCGTGTGTATGTACAAGATCTCATTCGCCGGGACTCTGAGAGGATTTGGGATTTGGTTGGTCGCCATAAAGCATGGGTTCTTGTGTCTGG ATCATCGAATAAAATGCCTGCTGCTGTGAAAGATTCCATCGCATACGCTATGGAAACTCACGGAGGCCTTTCGGCAAATGAGGCGAAAGAGTACGTACGTTTAATGGTTAAAGAAGGTCGCCTCATAGAGGAATGCTGGAGTTGA
- a CDS encoding Cytochrome P450 monooxygenase (Cytochrome P450 monooxygenase MYCFIDRAFT_204672) yields MALKEVILELPIIRVLSSSQQLNVLASVTSVGLILVSYVVYNSITSSKPGSIRRLGGFPVFTAWTFFTKRYDFVRSNFSGSDPHFKFKVLHHDVVAFRGEEARKTFFDTKSLDFIEGYKILMGAAPSLKDIQVEENTQGDVSWFNKQIAILLNKNRLTDALPFLLNDVNNRMESWGKSARIDPFKHIYDLVFQMTVRMASCDELAKDVKTISELQSLYWTLEKSATPTALLLPWFPSPAKKRKEVATKELFMKLYGFVEARRHATVPSTDAIDVLLGQGMDTPNIVQFVLSVIFAGVINTGINSCWAIVYLASHPEWKAKVKAEINSLIEKHTNTVSTEPLHKRLAAIPISAWDDELPVLELVIRETLRLAISGTALRRNLIEELTIANGQVKKGDFVAYSLADVHLNPDIYEQPEKFDPSRFEAGREEDKKGTFSFLGWGAGRHPCSGMKIAKLEIKVIMAMMLAGFDFDIVDKNGKPLKELPQPDRNDIHQARPLGEPCFLQVERIAE; encoded by the exons ATGGCGCTGAAGGAGGTTATTCTAGAGCTTCCCATCATACGCgttctctcttcctctcaGCAACTTAATGTTTTAGCCTCAGTGACCTCTGTTGGCCTGATACTGGTGTCATATGTGGTCTACAACTCCATAACGTCTTCGAAGCCAGGCTCAATTCGCCGACTTGGAGGATTCCCTGTCTTCACAGCTTGGACCTTCTTCACCAAAAGATACGATTTCGTCCGAAGCAACTTCAGTGGTTCCGATCCTCACTTCAAGTTTAAGGTCCTTCAC CACGACGTCGTTGCGTTCCGTGGCGAAGAAGCCCGAAAGACTTTCTTCGATACAAAAAGTTTAGATTTTATTGAAGGGTATAAGATCCTTATGGGAGCC GCGCCGAGCTTAAAAGATATTCAAGTGGAGGAAAATACACAAGGAGACGTGTCATGGTTCAACAAGCAAATTGCAATCCTTCTGAACAAGAACAGGCTGACCGATG CCCTACCTTTTTTGCTCAATGACGTTAACAACCGTATGGAATCTTGGGGCAAGAGCGCCAGGATTGACCCTTTCAAGCACATCTATGAT CTTGTGTTCCAAATGACTGTCCGAATGGCATCGTGTGATGAGCTAGCCAAAGACGTGAAGACCATCTCTGAGCTCCAAAGTCTGTATTGGACACTAGAAAAAAGTGCTACCCCTACAGCCCTTTTGTTGCCTTGGTTCCCTAGTCCggcaaaaaagagaaaggaagtTGCGACTAAGGAGCTATTTATGAAGCTTTATGGATTTGTCGAGGCCCGCAGACATGCAACCGTCCCCTCCACGGATGCTATCGATGTGCTGCTAGGCCAGGGAATGGACACCCCAAATATTGTCCAG TTCGTTCTTAGTGTCATCTTCGCCGGAGTTATCAATACAGGTATTAACT CTTGCTGGGCAATTGTGTACCTTGCTTCCCATCCTGAGTGGAAGGCTAAAGTCAAGGCTGAGATTAATTCTTTAATCGAGAAACACACCAACACTGTGTCCACCGAGCCCCTTCATAAGCGCCTTGCTGCCATCCCCATCTCCGCGTGGGACGATGAGCTGCCGGTACTGGAACTTGTCATCCGTGAAACTCTCCGACTTGCTATTTCTGGAACTGCCCTTCGCCGAAATTTGATTGAAGAGCTTACTATCGCTAATGGTCAAGTCAAGAAAGGAGATTTCGTCGCATATTCTCTTGCCGATGTTCACTTGAACCCAGACATCTACGAACAACCCGAGAAGTTCGACCCTTCTCGCTTCGAAGCAGGCCGAGAGGAAGACAAGAAAGGAACGTTCTCATTCCTCGGATGGGGTGCCG GTCGTCACCCCTGCTCCGGAATGAAGATTGCCAAACTCGaaatcaaagtcatcatGGCTATGATGCTTGCCGGATTTGACTTCGATATCGTCGACAAGAATGGCAAACCTTTGAAGGAACTCCCACAACCCGACCGGAACGATATTCATCAG GCCAGGCCCCTAGGGGAGCCATGCTTCCTTCAGGTCGAGCGTATCGCTGAGTAA
- a CDS encoding GTP-binding protein rhb1 yields the protein MSGNPLKKRKIAVLGSRSVGKSSLVKQFIENHFQDSYYPTIESTFAKSVVYKGVEYDCHIIDTAGQDEYSPINAQYAIGIHGYVLVYSITSRNSFNMIQIVYDKIVDFCGVSKVPCVIVGSKSDLSISRQVDSKDVETLAKQIDCAWIETSAKNNINVGKVFELCLQEIERMQAPHQSEPQAKSCVVM from the exons ATGTCTGGAAACCCTCTGAAGAAGCGAAAAATTGCAGTGCTGGGATCTCGGTCTGTAG GAAAATCTTCTCTTGTGAAGCAATTCATCGAG AACCACTTCCAAGATTCCTACTACCCCACCATCGAATCCACTTTTGCCAAGAGCGTCGTATACAAGGGAGTAGAGTACGATTGCCACATTATCGACACTGCTGGACAG GATGAATACTCTCCAATCAACGCACAATACGCCATTGGGATACACGGCTACGTACTTGTTTACTCCATCACATCGCGGAATTCATTCAACATGATCCAAATCGTCTACGACAAAATCGTGGACTTCTGCGGTGTCTCCAAGGTTCCTTGTGTCATAGTTGGATCAAAGAGTGACTTGTCGATATC GCGTCAAGTTGACTCTAAAGACGTCGAAACCTTGGCCAAGCAAATTGATTGCGCTTGGATTGAAACGAGTGCTAAGAATAACATCAACGTCG GCAAAGTCTTCGAACTTTGCTTACAAGAAATCGAACGGATGCAAGCTCCCCACCAAAGCGAGCCTCAAGCCAAATCCTGCGTTGTCATGTAG
- a CDS encoding SWI/SNF and RSC complexes subunit ssr3 translates to MNENQDISTCVSRARRNHVIHIHSHQLRDVTQFGSFVTCFVTPFISNLVADAKLEGRDEDKEVMEGPKSIKKRKLLDKSIPNVILQNPEFAQDSQMYQDLLNMERKLDWTITRKRMEVQDALARTPTTTRTLRIFMSHTVSGQQWQNMGEPQVAPNFETGEGIPAWSFKIEGRLLEVPNQRHKDKTPPRKFSTLIKRMVVELDRDTNVYPEGNIVEWPRAHGNHNPALDGFTIRRTGDSPTKIRVVMYLEHFPEQYKVLPELSNVLAVKEDSRMGVIQNLWNYIKVQGLQDKVDRRIIKADDKLRPIFGGETMPFHKIPDVVNRYLTAADPIILHYTVNPTIQPPERTSAWDVEIKMEDTALKNKMAVTVSTSKESAQALLKIDEEIALLAQSLHNSHMKRTFLESFANDPAQFIQTWLESQSRDLESILGSGPTEGMTLRQEELKRSEFFQLPWVEEAVAIQEGVRLAAKGMA, encoded by the exons ATGAATGAAAATCAGGACATTTCGACTTGCGTGTCTCGGGCGCGTCGCAATCATGTGATCCACATACACAGTCACCAACTACGTGACGTGACACAGTTTGGATCTTTTGTGACCTGTTTCGTCACTCCGTTCATCTCAAATCTTGTTGCCGACGCGAAACTTGAAGGTCGCGACGAAGACAAGGAAGTCATGGAAGGTCCAAAATCTATAAA GAAGCGAAAGCTGCTCGACAAGTCTATCCCAAATGTTATTCTCCAGAACCCAGAGTTTGCCCAGGACTCGCAGATGTACCAGGACCTATTGAATATGGAGCGGAAGTTGGACTGGACGAttacgaggaagaggatggagGTTCAGGATGCGCTTGCTCGGACGCCCACG ACGACACGGACGCTGCGTATATTCATGAGCCATACTGTGTCTGGACAACAGTGGCAGAATATGGGTGAGCCCCAAGTTGCTCCAAACTTTGAGACTGGGGAGGGCATCCCCGCATGGTCATTCAAGATTGAAGGGAGACTTCTGGAG GTACCGAATCAGAGACATAAAGATAAAACACCACCACGCAAGTTCTCGACGTTGATTAAGCGAATGGTTGTGGAATTGGACCGCGACACCAATGTGTATCCTGAGGGAAACATTGTTGAG TGGCCTCGGGCGCATGGGAACCACAATCCTGCTCTCGACGGATTCACGATTCGGCGAACTGGCGATTCTCCCACTAAAATTCGAGTAGTTATGTACCTCGAGCACTTCCCAGAACAGTACAAGGTGTTGCCAGAGCTCA GTAATGTTTTGGCTGTCAAGGAGGATAGCCGTATGGGCGTTATTCAAAATCTTTGGAATTACATAAAAGTACAAGGGCTGCAAGACAAAGTGGACAGGCGTATCATAAAGGCAGACGACAAACTACGACCG ATATTCGGCGGCGAGACAATGCCATTCCACAAAATCCCTGACGTCGTAAACCGCTACCTGACAGCTGCCGACCCTATCATACTGCACTACACAGTCAACCCCACTATCCAGCCACCTGAGCGGACGTCAGCGTGGGATGTGGAGATCAAGATGGAAGACACCGCGCTCAAGAACAAGATGGCTGTGACAGTCAGCACAAGCAAAGAGTCAGCACAGGCACTCTTGAAGATCGACGAAGAG ATTGCACTCCTAGCGCAGTCGCTGCACAACTCTCACATGAAGCGCACGTTCTTGGAGAGCTTTGCAAATGACCCTGCTCAGTTTATACAGACCTGGCTCGAGTCGCAGTCGCGCGATCTGGAGAGCATTTTGGGCAGTGGGCCAACAGAGGGTATGACGCTCAGGCAGGAGGAGCTGAAGAGGAGCGAGTTTTTCCAGTTGCCTTGGGTCGAAGAG GCTGTTGCGATCCAGGAGGGTGTTCGTCTAGCTGCGAAAGGGATGGCGTAA
- a CDS encoding Meiotically up-regulated gene 137 protein produces MASKSWAGEVISSKEKPAVNEEFKELEKDIELRREGIQRLIVASGTYHHSLSKKKANASLDEVEKMLPIDILGITMIVHGEEFGDDSTFGSALVKLGRAHSKIATLQEAYALTFKDTFMGTLEKFKDQIKEYEAVKKKLENRKVIYDSATVKFEKAQSSRKDKDRREAEDELERARQRYDEAAEDLRAHMHAIQENEHNQYRELGTLLDLETTYIQSYLDVLKDVKADWPERVIYMSGSSSASKSSGSFNRDSQYPSRVNGQGRTYSSPSDSSEDDRPTTPGPISGRHSRAGSTASKPPSRPASRLSRKRASSSATTKGSSEDKDKEKEKDDNRPRRKSVTGWASSAVESVTGSKNKKSKDTDSFTTLDDDQHPGATENGTLHKSSSFRSLGRKSSKNKSKESLSGTTTATPKILKPPSAQGQKVVRALYDFSGSSDELSFKAGNDIIVVHEVLDDWWMGEVNGHRGLFPTSYTEVVGSNKSMFPPGKPPRVIHPGPGYDQDDSDFDGDYRHDHDHDHYMTSDADEEQIIRATPMAVNRSPIFYGGFDDKASFTGSMADEADDEDTKRIQPVSTRQRVAFPDDNGDDNWGPPKPPQQPQQPQTQQQQNSSTLPSFSTPSMLSQARRNMLRSLDPAQQPLINRSMSEAPSPTSGGLGGGGGSASNVYGSGSVSTGTTTPTKKIPPPPPPRRAISQVPATGPPIPERKAPGAAASHTLNGSASTLTTPASSVSGHGYDRSPFESAIELEGVGGAAQCEQFRQNPFKPKGMCSNCLEFHG; encoded by the exons ATGGCCAGCAAATCG TGGGCTGGGGAGGTGATTTCGTCAAAGGAAAAGCCTGCTGTTAACGAGGAGTTCAAGGAGCTGGAGAAGGATATTGAATTGCGGAGGGAGGGTATTCAAAG GTTGATTGTTGCGTCTGGAACGTATCATCACTCCCTTTCCAAGAAGAAGGCCAATGCATCTCTTGACGAGGTCGAGAAAATGCTTCCCATCGATATCTTGGGGATCACTATGATTGTCCATGGTGAAGAATTTGGTGATGATTCTACTTTCG GGTCTGCATTGGTTAAATTAGGACGCGCACATTCTAAAATCGCAACGCTGCAGGAGGCTTATGCATTGACATTCAAGGATACTTTCATGGGAACGCTGGAAAAATTTAAGGATCAGATTAAGGAGTACGAAGCGGTCAAAAAAAAGCTTGAGAATAGAAA GGTAATTTACGACTCGGCCACGGTCAAATTTGAGAAAGCGCAATCGAGCAGGAAGGACAAGGATCGGCGAGAGGCCGAAGATGAATTGGAGCGCGCCAGGCAACGCTA CGATGAAGCCGCGGAGGATCTGCGCGCGCATATGCATGCTATCCAGGAGAATGAGCACAACCAATATCGCGAACTGGGCACGCTGCTTGACTTGGAGACAACTTACATCCAATCTTATCTTGACGTGTTGAAGGATGTCAAAGCGGATTGGCCGGAACG GGTAATTTACATGAGTGGTTCTAGTTCTGCGTCAAAGTCTTCTGGATCATTCAATAGGGATAGCCAATATCCTTCGCGTGTGAATGGGCAGGGAAGGACCTACTCTTCACCTTCTGATTCGTCCGAGGACGATCGACCTACCACTCCTGGTCCTATTTCTGGCAGACACTCCAGAGCTGGATCTACTGCGAGTAAGCCTCCTTCAAGGCCAGCTTCGAGGCTTTCAAGGAAGCGTGCAAGTAGCTCGGCGACGACGAAAGGCTCGtcagaagacaaagacaaggaaaaagagaaggacgATAATAGACCACGACGGAAGAGCGTCACAGGTTGGGCATCCAGCGCTGTCGAATCTGTCACGGGaagcaagaacaagaagagcAAAGACACCGACTCATTTACTACACTCGACGACGACCAGCACCCTGGAGCCACTGAAAATGGTACTCTCCACAAATCTTCCAGTTTCCGTTCCCTTGGTCGCAAAAGCTCCAAGAACAAATCAAAAGAAAGTCTCTCAGGAACGACCACTGCTACGCCCAAGATTCTCAAACCACCATCGGCTCAAGGCCAGAAGGTTGTGCGTGCACTATACGACTTTTCTGGCTCGTCAGACGAGTTGAGTTTCAAGGCCGGCAATGACATCATTGTTGTTCATGAAGTTTTGGATGACTGGTGGATGGGCGAGGTTAACGGGCACCGAGGCCTATTTCCAACATCTTACACGGAAGTCGTGGGGTCCAACAAGTCGATGTTCCCTCCTGGGAAGCCTCCACGGGTCATTCACCCAGGCCCAGGTTACGACCAAGACGACAGCGATTTTGACGGCGACTACCGACACGaccatgaccatgaccaTTATATGACGAGCGATGCTGATGAGGAGCAGATCATCCGCGCTACGCCGATGGCGGTGAACCGCAGCCCTATCTTTTACGGTGGATTTGACGACAAGGCGAGCTTCACAGGGAGCATGGCAGACGAGGCCGACGACGAGGACACCAAACGGATACAGCCAGTCAGTACTCGGCAGCGGGTGGCGTTCCCTGATGACAATGGCGACGACAACTGGGGCCCGCCGAAGCCTCCTCAGCAGCCCCAACAGCCCCAaacacagcagcagcagaacaGTAGCACTTTGCCCTCTTTCTCAACGCCCTCGATGCTCTCGCAAGCGCGCAGGAATATGTTGCGGTCGTTGGACCCCGCGCAACAGCCGTTGATTAACCGCTCCATGAGTGAAGCTCCGAGCCCCACTTCAGGTGGGCTAGGGGGCGGAGGAGGGAGCGCGAGCAATGTGTACGGTAGCGGGAGTGTGTCAACGGGCACGACGACGCCGACCAAGAAAATACCCCCACCGCCACCTCCGCGACGTGCGATAAGCCAGGTGCCCGCTACAGGTCCGCCTATTCCGGAACGGAAGGCGCCTGGTGCTGCTGCAAGCCACACGCTGAATGGATCGGCTTCCACATTGACGACGCCTGCATCGTCTGTAAGCGGGCATGGGTATGATAGGTCGCCGTTTGAGAGCGCGATTGAGCTCGAGGGTGTTGGTGGTGCTGCGCAGTGCGAGCAATTCAGACAGAACCCTTTCAAACCGAAGGGAATGTGCAGTAACTGCCTCGAATTCCACGGTTAG